The Dermacentor albipictus isolate Rhodes 1998 colony chromosome 2, USDA_Dalb.pri_finalv2, whole genome shotgun sequence genome has a segment encoding these proteins:
- the LOC139055463 gene encoding uncharacterized protein isoform X2 has product MFFSCKNDIIRQNVKPSIIHEADRLCVSWRVCYVIGADNKNASLTFGDVTVDCMQMMARTWVTVSPGAPKKYNIDVDAVAAVYKGPREKARG; this is encoded by the exons ATGTTCTTTTCATGCAAAAACGATATCATCCGCCAAAACGTCAAGCCATCAATAATACAT GAAGCCGACAGGCTCTGCGTGTCATGGCGAGTGTGCTACGTCATCGGAGCAGACAACAAGAAT GCTTCACTGACGTTTGGAGACGTAACAGTGGACTGTATGCAAATGATGGCTCGCACTTGGGTCACAGTGTCCCCG GGTGCCCCGAAGAAGTACAACATTGACGTCGACGCAGTGGCAGCTGTGTACAAA
- the LOC139055463 gene encoding uncharacterized protein isoform X1: MFFSCKNDIIRQNVKPSIIHEADRLCVSWRVCYVIGADNKNASLTFGDVTVDCMQMMARTWVTVSPGAPKKYNIDVDAVAAVYKRCAGRLLPKDVRHILEGVKWMKDFISG, encoded by the exons ATGTTCTTTTCATGCAAAAACGATATCATCCGCCAAAACGTCAAGCCATCAATAATACAT GAAGCCGACAGGCTCTGCGTGTCATGGCGAGTGTGCTACGTCATCGGAGCAGACAACAAGAAT GCTTCACTGACGTTTGGAGACGTAACAGTGGACTGTATGCAAATGATGGCTCGCACTTGGGTCACAGTGTCCCCG GGTGCCCCGAAGAAGTACAACATTGACGTCGACGCAGTGGCAGCTGTGTACAAA CGATGTGCCGGGCGCTTGCTTCCCAAGGACGTAAGGCACATTCTCGAAGGAGTAAAATGGATGAAGGACTTCATCTCCGGTTGA